One stretch of Elephas maximus indicus isolate mEleMax1 chromosome 22, mEleMax1 primary haplotype, whole genome shotgun sequence DNA includes these proteins:
- the SRSF9 gene encoding serine/arginine-rich splicing factor 9, which translates to MSGWADDRGGEGDGRIYVGNLPTDVREKDLEDLFYKYGRIREIELKNRHGLVPFAFVRFEDPRDAEDAIYGRNGYDYGQCRLRVEFPRAYGGRGGWPRGGRNGPPTRRSDFRVLVSGLPPSGSWQDLKDHMREAGDVCYADVQKDGMGMVEYLRKEDMEYALRKLDDTKFRSHEGETSYIRVYPERSTSYGYSRSRSGSRGRDSPYQSRGSPHYYSPFRPY; encoded by the exons ATGTCGGGCTGGGCGGACGACCGCGGCGGAGAGGGCGACGGGCGCATCTACGTGGGGAACCTTCCGACCGACGTGCGCGAGAAGGACCTGGAAGACCTGTTCTACAAGTACGGCCGCATCCGCGAGATCGAGCTTAAGAACCGGCACGGCCTCGTGCCCTTCGCCTTCGTGCGCTTCGAGGACCCCCG AGATGCTGAAGATGCAATTTACGGAAGGAATGGTTATGATTATGGCCAGTGTCGGCTTCGTGTGGAGTTTCCCAGGGCTTACGGAGGTCGGGGTGGGTGGCCCCGCGGTGGGAGGAATGGGCCTCCTACCAGAAGATCTGATTTCCGAGTTCTTGTTTCAG GACTTCCTCCATCAGGCAGCTGGCAGGACCTGAAGGACCACATGCGAGAGGCTGGGGATGTCTGTTACGCAGATGTGCAGAAGGATGGAATGGGGATGGTTGAGTATCTCAGAAAAGAAGATATGGAATATGCCCTGCGTAAACTGGATGACACCAAATTCCGCTCTCATGAG GGTGAAACATCCTATATCCGGGTTTATCCAGAGAGAAGCACCAGCTATGGCTACTCACGGTCTCGGTCTGGGTCAAGGGGCCGTGACTCTCCATACCAAAGCAGGGGCTCCCCACACTACTACTCACCTTTCAGGCCCTACTGA